In a single window of the Mycobacteriales bacterium genome:
- a CDS encoding ATP/GTP-binding protein translates to MARGSRRAAMRAAALDALKHDDDEGTPRPPVGEQVEDGHVVRRVAGTSSPRVYRCPGCDQELRPGSPHVVAWPQGRPDDRRHWHTACWDARGRRGVKVHRSKNAPRYG, encoded by the coding sequence ATGGCCAGGGGTTCGCGGCGCGCGGCGATGCGCGCGGCAGCCTTGGACGCGCTCAAGCACGACGACGACGAGGGGACACCGCGACCGCCGGTCGGCGAGCAGGTGGAGGACGGGCACGTCGTACGCCGGGTGGCCGGCACGTCGAGCCCGCGGGTCTACCGCTGCCCGGGATGCGACCAGGAGCTGCGCCCAGGCTCGCCGCACGTCGTGGCGTGGCCGCAGGGGAGGCCGGACGACCGGCGGCACTGGCACACCGCGTGCTGGGACGCCCGCGGCCGCCGCGGCGTGAAGGTGCACCGCTCCAAGAACGCCCCCCGCTACGGCTGA
- a CDS encoding AI-2E family transporter, translated as MTDDAPGSPPAPEVARQVEQVREVQGAVEEQAGQAERARTGAIDARHAAEQARAGAEQARGGAEQARGGAEQARAGAVAASSAAVDAAQVVAPPADPLLDTAARRIEAAVDEDNPYGVPGRPLSSRSPFRIAFTGALGIALAYGLVKALIAVQGVLVLLLTAAFLAIGLNPAVEALERRQMRRGFAVGLVLLAMLLFFVGFGFAVVPPIVEQAQEFAARAPGYVAQLQDNERIAAVDERFGLLERAQGMLNDPGRLGVSAAGGVLGVGKVVFGAFFSALTVLIVTLYFLSNLPSIKANAYRLVPRTRRARVGLLTDEILSRVGSYVAGAVTIAALAASLTYLLLRVLGVDYAVALAMVVFLTGLIPLIGATIGAVVITTVALFTSVQAGLIVAVYYLVYQQVENYVLYPRIMQRSVNVSPAATVVAVLVGGSLLGVLGALLAIPIAAAVQLVLQEVVAPRQDAV; from the coding sequence GTGACTGACGACGCGCCGGGCTCCCCGCCGGCGCCCGAGGTCGCACGGCAGGTCGAGCAGGTCCGCGAGGTCCAGGGCGCTGTCGAGGAGCAGGCCGGGCAGGCGGAACGCGCGCGGACGGGGGCGATCGACGCGAGACATGCTGCGGAGCAGGCACGAGCCGGTGCGGAGCAGGCACGAGGCGGTGCGGAGCAGGCACGAGGCGGTGCGGAGCAGGCCCGAGCCGGTGCGGTCGCGGCCAGCAGCGCCGCCGTCGACGCTGCGCAGGTGGTCGCGCCGCCGGCGGACCCGCTGCTCGACACCGCCGCGCGCAGGATCGAGGCCGCCGTCGACGAGGACAACCCCTACGGCGTGCCCGGGCGGCCGTTGTCCAGTCGCTCACCGTTCCGGATCGCGTTCACGGGGGCGCTCGGGATCGCGCTCGCGTACGGGCTGGTGAAGGCGCTGATCGCGGTGCAGGGCGTGCTGGTCCTGCTGCTGACGGCCGCCTTCCTCGCGATCGGCCTCAACCCTGCGGTGGAAGCCCTGGAGCGCCGTCAGATGCGGCGCGGCTTCGCGGTCGGGCTGGTGCTGCTGGCGATGCTGCTGTTCTTCGTCGGCTTCGGCTTCGCAGTCGTCCCGCCGATCGTCGAGCAGGCACAGGAGTTCGCCGCGCGCGCTCCGGGCTACGTCGCACAACTGCAGGACAACGAGCGGATCGCCGCCGTGGACGAGCGGTTCGGCCTGCTGGAGCGGGCCCAGGGCATGCTGAACGATCCCGGACGCCTCGGCGTCAGCGCGGCGGGCGGCGTGCTGGGCGTCGGCAAGGTCGTCTTCGGCGCCTTCTTCAGCGCCCTGACCGTGCTGATCGTGACGCTTTACTTCCTGTCGAACCTGCCCTCGATCAAGGCCAACGCCTACCGCCTCGTGCCCCGCACCAGGAGGGCGCGGGTGGGCCTGCTGACGGACGAGATCCTCAGCCGGGTCGGGAGCTACGTGGCCGGCGCGGTGACGATCGCCGCGCTCGCCGCCAGCCTGACGTACCTGCTGCTGCGGGTGCTCGGCGTCGACTACGCCGTCGCGCTGGCGATGGTCGTGTTCCTCACCGGGCTCATCCCGCTGATCGGCGCGACGATCGGCGCCGTCGTCATCACCACGGTCGCGCTGTTCACCTCGGTGCAGGCCGGGCTGATCGTCGCCGTCTACTACCTCGTCTACCAGCAGGTCGAGAACTACGTCCTCTATCCGCGGATCATGCAGCGCTCGGTGAACGTCTCGCCCGCGGCGACCGTGGTCGCCGTGCTGGTGGGCGGCTCGCTGCTGGGGGTGCTGGGAGCGCTGCTGGCCATCCCGATCGCCGCGGCCGTGCAGCTGGTCCTGCAGGAGGTCGTCGCACCGCGTCAGGACGCGGTCTGA
- a CDS encoding DivIVA domain-containing protein — MSPADTPDDLVPLQDNADAGGFDVVLRGYDRRQVDDYLDRVEVALGDADERHAQDGQRITALEEHVAKQAAALSAAERRASGQSEPGSLLTARLAEMLRLAEEEAASVRAEARGDAERMVAAAKQQAARESTERDAALRKREEEVARASEGAEAATLQAQRDVEALRAKASADAQAQTQAAAQEARTVRDDARKEADKLVTQAREDVQALHEQARREAAAMTAEARRQVEELSAQRDAIAGQLQTLRDAVSAAVAPLSGPPRQPGPSGPTRGTRD; from the coding sequence ATGAGCCCCGCCGACACCCCGGACGACCTGGTCCCACTGCAGGACAACGCCGACGCCGGTGGGTTCGACGTCGTCTTGCGCGGCTACGACCGCCGACAGGTGGACGACTACCTCGACCGCGTGGAGGTGGCGCTCGGCGATGCCGACGAGCGCCACGCCCAGGACGGTCAGCGGATCACGGCCCTCGAGGAGCATGTCGCGAAGCAGGCAGCGGCGCTGTCCGCTGCCGAGCGGCGCGCCTCGGGCCAGTCCGAGCCAGGGTCGCTGCTCACTGCGCGGCTGGCCGAGATGCTCCGGCTGGCCGAGGAGGAGGCCGCGTCCGTGCGGGCCGAGGCGCGGGGGGACGCCGAGCGGATGGTCGCCGCCGCCAAGCAGCAGGCGGCCCGGGAGAGCACCGAGCGCGACGCCGCGCTGCGCAAGCGCGAGGAGGAGGTGGCCCGCGCGTCCGAGGGCGCCGAGGCGGCCACCCTGCAGGCCCAGCGCGACGTCGAGGCGCTGCGCGCCAAGGCCTCGGCCGACGCGCAGGCGCAGACGCAGGCCGCCGCGCAGGAGGCCCGCACCGTGCGCGACGACGCCCGCAAGGAGGCGGACAAGCTCGTGACGCAGGCCCGCGAGGACGTGCAGGCGCTGCACGAGCAGGCCCGGCGGGAGGCCGCGGCGATGACCGCTGAGGCCCGCCGCCAGGTCGAGGAGCTCTCGGCCCAGCGCGACGCGATCGCCGGGCAGCTGCAGACGCTGCGGGACGCGGTCTCCGCCGCCGTGGCTCCGCTCAGCGGCCCGCCGCGGCAGCCGGGCCCATCGGGTCCGACCCGCGGAACCCGTGACTGA
- the ccrA gene encoding crotonyl-CoA carboxylase/reductase: protein MKDILEAIQSGDSKAVQGVPVPESYRGVVVRKDEIGMFEGVASRDKDPRKSLHVDEVATPELGPGEAIVAVMASSVNFNTVWTSIFEPVPTFGFLERYGRLSELTKRHDLPYHVVGSDLSGVVLAVGAGVSKWKAGDTVVAHCLSVELEDPQGHDDTMMDPQQRIWGFETNFGGLAELALVKTNQLMPKPAHLTWEEAAAPGLVNSTAYRQLVSKNGAAMKQGDTVLVWGASGGLGSYATQYALNGGGIPVCVVSSPEKAEIVRRMGAELVIDRSAEDYRFWKDEHNQDPKEWQRFGKKIRELTGGEDIDIVFEHPGRETFGASVYVTRKGGTITTCASTSGYMHQYDNRYFWMNLKRIVGSHFANYRESWEANRLIGKGLIHPTLSRTYALEDTGQAAYDVHKNLHQGKVGVLCLAPEEGHGVEDSAQEFRARHVDAINRFRDV from the coding sequence GTGAAGGACATCCTCGAGGCCATCCAGTCCGGCGACAGCAAGGCCGTGCAGGGGGTGCCGGTCCCGGAGAGCTACCGCGGCGTCGTCGTCCGCAAGGACGAGATCGGCATGTTCGAGGGCGTCGCGTCGCGCGACAAGGACCCACGCAAGAGCCTGCACGTCGACGAAGTGGCCACCCCGGAACTCGGACCGGGCGAGGCGATCGTCGCGGTCATGGCGTCCTCGGTGAACTTCAACACCGTCTGGACCTCGATCTTCGAGCCGGTGCCGACCTTCGGCTTCCTCGAGCGGTACGGGCGGCTGTCCGAGCTCACGAAGCGGCACGACCTGCCGTACCACGTCGTGGGCTCCGACCTGTCCGGCGTGGTGCTCGCCGTCGGCGCGGGCGTGTCGAAGTGGAAGGCCGGCGACACGGTCGTCGCGCACTGCCTGTCGGTCGAGCTCGAGGACCCACAGGGCCACGACGACACGATGATGGACCCCCAGCAGCGCATCTGGGGCTTCGAGACCAACTTCGGCGGCCTGGCCGAGCTGGCGCTGGTCAAGACCAACCAGCTGATGCCGAAGCCGGCGCACCTGACCTGGGAAGAGGCCGCCGCCCCTGGCCTGGTCAACTCGACCGCCTACCGACAGCTGGTCAGCAAGAACGGCGCGGCGATGAAGCAGGGCGACACCGTCCTGGTCTGGGGCGCCAGCGGCGGGCTCGGGTCCTACGCCACGCAGTACGCCCTGAACGGAGGGGGGATCCCGGTCTGCGTCGTCAGCTCCCCGGAGAAGGCCGAGATCGTCCGGCGGATGGGGGCCGAGCTGGTCATCGACCGCAGTGCCGAGGACTACCGGTTCTGGAAGGACGAGCACAACCAGGACCCCAAGGAATGGCAGCGCTTCGGCAAGAAGATCCGCGAGCTGACCGGCGGCGAGGACATCGACATCGTCTTCGAGCACCCCGGCCGCGAGACCTTCGGCGCGTCGGTGTACGTGACCAGGAAGGGCGGCACCATCACGACCTGCGCGTCGACCAGCGGCTACATGCACCAGTACGACAACCGCTACTTCTGGATGAACCTCAAGCGGATCGTGGGCTCGCACTTCGCGAACTACCGGGAGAGCTGGGAGGCCAACCGGCTCATCGGTAAGGGGCTGATCCACCCGACGCTGTCCAGGACGTACGCCCTGGAGGACACCGGCCAGGCGGCGTACGACGTCCACAAGAACCTGCACCAGGGCAAGGTGGGGGTGCTGTGCCTCGCGCCCGAGGAGGGGCACGGGGTCGAGGACTCGGCGCAGGAGTTCCGGGCCAGGCACGTGGACGCGATCAACCGCTTCCGCGACGTCTGA